A genomic region of Octopus sinensis linkage group LG2, ASM634580v1, whole genome shotgun sequence contains the following coding sequences:
- the LOC115232538 gene encoding zinc finger protein 236, which yields MSSPKTALFSDQLPSREATPPSFVNMLVSPKLSPPPSSFAPVKTGLAPTSNGTGHRSFVNGSPTLSTSPFSKESILSSGSTSADGHGTVVASCEVPAFTIVGTYTLDFQIGYNTEDEPNITRVVEVKYVNGKLITSDGSSNWLRHVQPARDRHEQNVEVFCDNETSGCKRVTVRTLRSVQKGEQLFVWYSDQLARSTGIPILTPDNIKGKQRYTCTKCQKSYLYPNTLKAHMRFRCPQSRAQILSSLGKIPSLPFSVFQSSPNRVSATTSSETASENGLLKTSTRTAFRRVNSPTSTSGEDIRHDERPSPFSGFLPPGMGSATACTSSSQSQSNLASEIALNLSTKASFPERNLSNSSTSDRLPQSTTQPIQIFNHIHPPAIPFAFEHSAFQCYCPFYTKFHDPTRYCCANLPSNNAGTTPRNSHENLYFQHPCPVPFPLVQVRNLPGSTVVSGASHNNVDENLRMRELPLKFPLPSEKAGEPLDLLPRSLYTSKSRKGHLCIYCGKLYSRKYGLKIHLRTHTGYKPLKCKVCLRPFGDPSNLNKHIRLHAEGDTPYRCEFCGKVLVRRRDLERHIKSRHPNEVERSDSQDTDEATDSLSGLKVEPEGSSTEEETTP from the exons ATGTCCAGTCCTAAAACGGCCCTATTCTCCGACCAGCTGCCATCCAGGGAAGCGACCCCACCTTCATTCGTGAACATGCTGGTGTCACCAAAACTATCGCCCCCGCCTTCTTCCTTTGCCCCTGTCAAAACCGGACTAGCGCCCACATCCAACGGCACTGGTCACCGGAGTTTTGTCAACGGTAGCCCCACACTCTCCACCAGTCCGTTCAGCAAGGAGTCGATCTTATCGAGCGGCAGCACATCAGCAGACGGTCACGGCACCGTGGTGGCGTCTTGTGAAGTTCCTGCTTTTACCATTGTTGGAACTTACACTTTAGATTTCCAAATTGGATACAACACTGAAGATGAACCAAACATAACCAGAGTGGTCGAG GTGAAATACGTCAACGGCAAGTTGATAACTTCCGACGGAAGCAGCAACTGGTTGCGTCATGTCCAACCAGCCAGAGACAGACACGAACAGAATGTTGAGGTCTTCTGTGATAATGAGACCAGTGGCTGTAAACGAGTGACCGTTCGGACACTACGGTCAGTACAGAAAGGAGAGCAACTGTTCGTCTGGTACAGCGACCAATTAGCACGGAGCACAGGGATACCAATATTAACACCGGATAACATCAAAG gtaaacaACGCTACACATGTACGAAGTGCCAGAAATCTTATCTTTATCCCAATACATTAAAGGCACATATGCGCTTCCGTTGCCCTCAAAGTCGAGCTCAGATTCTCAGCAGTCTTGGCAAAATTCCATCGCTTCCGTTTTCTGTCTTTCAATCGTCACCGAACAGAGTCAGTGCTACAACCTCGTCCGAAACCGCCTCGGAAAATGGACTCTTAAAGACATCAACTCGAACTGCTTTCCGTCGTGTAAATAGCCCAACCTCAACAAGTGGAGAAGATATTCGACATGATGAAAGACCTTCTCCCTTTTCCGGTTTCCTACCGCCTGGAATGGGTTCTGCGACAGCTTGCACTTCATCGTCTCAATCCCAATCAAATCTGGCTTCTGAAATTGCTCTAAATTTGTCCACAAAGGCTTCTTTCCCTGAAAGAAATTTATCAAATTCTTCCACAAGTGACAGACTACCCCAGTCGACAACTCAACCTATACAGATATTTAACCATATACACCCACCCGCTATACCCTTTGCTTTTGAGCATTCGGCTTTCCAGTGTTATTGCCCTTTTTATACAAAATTCCACGACCCTACACGATATTGTTGTGCAAATCTACCTTCAAACAATGCTGGAACGACACCCAGAAACTCTCATGAGAATCTATATTTCCAGCATCCATGTCCAGTACCGTTTCCGCTGGTTCAAGTACGCAATCTTCCAGGTTCGACCGTTGTCTCGGGTGCGTCACATAATAATGTCGATGAAAATCTGCGCATGAGAGAACTACCCCTTAAGTTTCCGTTGCCGTCCGAGAAGGCCGGAGAACCGCTCGACCTCTTGCCTCGCTCACTCTATACAAGCAAATCACGTAAAGGTCATCTCTGTATTTATTGTGGCAAACTCTACTCTAGAAAGTACGGCCTCAAGATACACCTGCGCACGCACACCGGTTATAAACCGTTGAAGTGCAAAGTGTGTCTACGTCCGTTCGGTGATCCTAGCAACTTAAACAAACACATTCGGTTACACGCCGAGGGAGACACACCGTATCGCTGTGAGTTCTGTGGGAAAGTGCTGGTGAGACGGCGAGATTTGGAAAGACACATCAAGTCTCGCCATCCGAACGAGGTCGAAAGATCAGACAGCCAAGATACGGATGAGGCAACGGACTCTCTCTCAGGACTGAAAGTAGAGCCAGAGGGCAGCTCAACAGAAGAGGAGACAACTCcgtaa